A window from Drosophila subobscura isolate 14011-0131.10 chromosome O, UCBerk_Dsub_1.0, whole genome shotgun sequence encodes these proteins:
- the LOC117896344 gene encoding LOW QUALITY PROTEIN: poly [ADP-ribose] polymerase tankyrase (The sequence of the model RefSeq protein was modified relative to this genomic sequence to represent the inferred CDS: substituted 1 base at 1 genomic stop codon) gives MANSRSRAILNVNLDTVMANDPLRELFEACKTGEIAKVKKLITPQTVNARDTAGRKSTPLHFAAGYGRREVVEFLLNSGASIQACDEGGLHPLHNCCSFGHAEVVRLLLKAGASPNTTDNWNYTPLHEAASKGKVDVCLALLQHGANHTIRNSEQKTPLELADDATRPVLTGEYRKDELLEAARSGAEDRLLALLTPLNVNCHASDGRRSTPLHLAAGYNRIGIVEILLANGADVHAKDKGGLVPLHNACSYGHFDVTKLLIQAGANVNANDLWAFTPLHEAASKSRVEVCSLLLSRGADPTLLNCHSKSAMDAAPTRELRERIAFEYKGHCLLDACRKCDVSRAKKLVCAEIVNFVHPYTGDTPLHLAVVCLDGKRKQLMELLARKGALLNEKNKAFLTPLHMASELLHYDAMETLLKQGAKVNALDSLGQTPLHRCARDEQAVRLLLSYAVDTNIVSLEGLTAAQLASDSVLKLLQNPPDSETHLLDAAKAGDLDTVRRIVLNNPHTVNCRDLDGRHSTPLHFAAGFNRVPVVQFLLEHGAEVYAADKGGLVPLHNACSYGHYEVTELLVKHGANVNVSDLWKFTPLHEAAAKGKYDICKLLLKHGADPMKKNRDGATPADLVKESDHDVAELLRGPSALLDAAKKGNLARVQRLVTAETINCRDAQGRNSTPLHLAAGYNNFECAEYLLENGADVNAQDKGGLIPLHNASSYGHLDIAALLIKHKTVVNATDKWGFTPLHEAAQKGRTQLCSLLLAHGADAYMKNQEGQTPIELATAEDVKCLLQDAMATSLSQQGLSASTLSLAGCSPSPETAGCAAAAGAAASPAGVASTGSASSSAMLSPTTETVLLPTGASMTLSVPVPLPMASCTRISPAQGAEANGAESSATEDLMPDAESITNVSGFLSSQQLNHLIELFEREQITLDILAEMGHDDLKQVGVSAYGFRHKILKGIAQLRATTGIGNNVNLCTLLVDLLPDDKEFVAVEEEMQATIREHRDNGQSGGYFTRYNIIRVQKVQNRKLWERYAHRRHEIAEENFVQSNERMLFHGSPFINAIVQRGFDERHAYIGGMFGAGIYFAEHSSKSNQYVYGIGGGIGCPSHKDKSCYVCPRQLLLCRVALGKSFLQYSAMKMAHAPPGHHSVVGRPSAGGLHYAEYVVYRGEQSYPEYLITYQIVKPDDSNSGTEDTRXWMPSVGSTPTTTSPALQQQQPPQLPMPPAAAAATATTPPPPQQQQQQQTSAPVAKRRPRHAKQTLQLQYQHYQPQQQQQQQQHSSMGVTTTQPTPAGVFTHNNGNNNNASHTNSGSNCNNNNNDMSPISNSNSYSSVDTNQTLLNSLANQQRGNRQRQHQQQQQPQPQRSPKYSQFMIITPAVSIDRDFEYESHLDYEDFANAAHNNGNLFRLGLRRSDSSNSGDSGHSSDSSSFRSNYNQYLHHSRQHLLSKGNGNGNGHHFYTFSSSWRWCSLLCAAMRCFGAGGGGGGGAGNGNAPYSSSLQHHRLRRCSSYNADNAYEHFAAPFKPRKTRDHMNNITYEL, from the exons GTTACGGACGCCGCGAGGTCGTTGAGTTTCTGCTGAACAGCGGCGCCTCCATCCAGGCCTGTGACGAGGGCGGCCTGCATCCGTTGCACAATTGCTGCTCCTTCGGGCATGCGGAGGtggtgcgcctgctgctgaaGGCGGGCGCCAGTCCGAACACCACCGACAACTGGAACTACACGCCGCTGCATGAGGCGGCCAGCAAGGGCAAGGTGGACGTGtgcctggcgctgctgcagcatggaGCCAACCACACGATACGCAACTCGGAACAGAAGACGCCCCTGGAGCTGGCGGACGACGCCACGCGGCCGGTCCTAACCGGAGAGTATCGCAAGGATGAGCTGCTGGAGGCTGCTCGATCGGGTGCCGAGGATCgactgctggcgctgctcacGCCGCTGAATGTCAATTGTCACGCCAGCGATGGGCGGAGATCGACACCGCTGCATCTGGCGGCTGGCTACAATCGCATTGGCATCGTGGAGATTCTGCTGGCCAACGGCGCGGATGTGCATGCCAAGGACAAGGGCGGACTGGTGCCCCTGCACAATGCCTGCTCCTATGGGCACTTCGATGTGACCAAGCTGCTCATCCAGGCGGGCGCCAATGTGAATGCCAATGATCTGTGGGCCTTTACCCCCCTGCACGAGGCAGCCTCCAAGAGCCGCGTGGAGGTGTGCAGCCTGCTGCTGAGCCGCGGCGCCGATCCCACGCTACTCAACTGCCACAGCAAGTCGGCCATGGACGCGGCACCAACGCGAGAGCTGCGCGAAAGGATTGCCT TTGAGTACAAGGGCCACTGCCTGCTGGATGCCTGCCGCAAATGCGATGTGTCGCGTGCCAAGAAGCTCGTTTGCGCCGAAATTGTCAACTTTGTGCATCCGTACACGGGCGACACGCCGCTCCACCTGGCCGTGGTCTGTCTGGATGGCAAGCGAAAGCAACTCATGGAGCTGCTCGCCCGCAAGGGCGCCCTGCTCAACGAGAAAAACAAGGCATTCCTGACACCATTGCACATGGCCTCGGAGCTGCTGCACTACGATGCCATGGAGACGCTGCTCAAGCAGGGGGCCAAGGTGAACGCCTTGGACAGCCTCGGCCAGACGCCGCTGCATCGTTGTGCCCGGGATGAGCAGGCCGTGCGTCTGCTGCTCTCCTATGCGGTGGACACGAACATTGTCTCGCTGGAGGGACTCACTGCCGCCCAACTGGCCTCGGACAGCGTGCTGAAGCTCTTGCAGAATCCACCGGACAGCGAGACGCATTTGCTGGACGCGGCCAAGGCCGGCGATCTGGACACTGTGCGCAGAATTGTGCTGAACAATCCGCACACAGTCAACTGTCGGGATCTCGATGGGCGACACTCCACGCCGCTGCACTTTGCCGCCGGCTTCAACCGCGTGCCCGTGGTTCAGTTTCTGCTGGAGCATGGCGCGGAGGTGTATGCCGCGGACAAGGGCGGCCTGGTGCCGCTTCACAATGCCTGCTCGTATGGCCACTACGAGGTCACCGAGCTGCTGGTCAAGCATGGCGCCAATGTGAATGTCTCCGATCTGTGGAAGTTCACGCCGCTGCACGAGGCCGCCGCCAAGGGCAAGTACGACATTTGCAAGCTGCTGCTAAAGCATGGCGCAGATCCCATGAAGAAGAATCGCGATGGCGCCACACCAGCGGATCTCGTCAAGGAATCCGATCATGATGTTGCCGAACTGCTGCGTGGCCCCTCCGCCCTGCTGGATGCTGCCAAAAAGGGCAATCTGGCGCGTGTGCAGCGACTGGTGACAGCCGAGACGATCAACTGTCGCGATGCGCAGGGCCGGAACTCGACGCCACTGCACCTGGCCGCTGGCTACAATAATTTCGAGTGTGCCGAATATCTGCTAGAGAACGGGGCCGATGTGAATGCGCAGGACAAGGGAGGACTGATACCCCTGCACAATGCCAGCTCGTACGGGCACTTGGACATAGCCGCGCTGCTGATCAAGCACAAGACCGTGGTGAATGCCACCGACAAGTGGGGCTTTACGCCGCTGCATGAGGCCGCCCAAAAGGGACGGACGCAGCtgtgctcgctgctgctggcccatgGCGCCGATGCGTACATGAAGAACCAGGAGGGACAAACGCCCATTGAGCTGGCCACCGCCGAGGATGTCAAGTGTCTGCTGCAGGATGCCATGGCCACGTCGCTCAGTCAGCAGGGTCTGAGCGCCTCCACGCTATCGCTGGCTGGTTGCTCGCCCTCGCCGGAGACGGCtggctgtgccgctgctgcgggagctgctgcttcacCGGCTGGCGTGGCATCCACCggctctgcctcctcctcggccatGCTGTCGCCCACGACAGAGACTGTTTTGCTGCCAACAGGTGCCTCAATGACGCTCAGtgtgcccgtgcccctgcccatgGCCAGCTGTACGCGCATCAGTCCTGCGCAGGGTGCCGAGGCCAATGGCGCTGAATCCTCCGCCACGGAGGATCTCATGCCCGATGCAGAGTCGATAACAAATGTCTCTGGGTTCttgagcagccagcagctgaatCACTTGATTGAGCTGTTCGAGCGGGAACAAATCACATTGGACATACTCGCGGAGATGGGACACGATGATCTCAAGCAGGTGGGCGTGTCCGCCTATGGATTCAGGCACAAGATACTCAAGGGAATTGCACAGCTAAGAGCCACCACAG GCATTGGCAACAATGTGAATCTGTGCACATTGCTGGTGGATCTGCTGCCAGACGACAAGGAGTTTGTGGCCGTTGAGGAGGAAATGCAGGCCACAATACGCGAGCATCGGGATAATGGGCAGTCGGGCGGTTACTTTACGCGCTATAATATTATAAGG GTGCAAAAGGTACAAAATCGCAAGCTATGGGAACGCTATGCCCATCGACGCCACGAGATTGCCGAGGAGAACTTTGTGCAGTCGAACGAGCGCATGCTCTTCCACGGCAGTCCCTTCATCAATGCCATTGTGCAGCGCGGATTCGATGAGCGTCATGCGTATATTGGCGGCATGTTTGGCGCCGGCATTTACTTTGCAGAGCACAGCTCGAAGAGCAATCAGTATGTGTACGGCATTGGCGGTGGCATCGGGTGTCCCTCGCACAAGGACAAGTCCTGCTACGTGTGTCCCAG aCAATTGCTGCTGTGTCGCGTGGCTTTGGGCAAGTCCTTTTTGCAATATAGCGCCATGAAGATGGCTCATGCGCCACCAGGCCATCATTCGGTGGTGGGACGTCCCTCAGCTGGTGGCCTGCACTATGCCGAATATGTGGTCTATCGGGGTGAACAG TCTTATCCAGAGTACTTGATAACCTACCAAATTGTCAAGCCCGATGACAGCAATAGTGGGACGGAGGACACAAGATGATGGATGCCCTCTGTTGGCTCTACGCCTACAACAACATCGCCagcattgcagcagcagcagccaccacagctgccaatgccaccagcagcagcagcagccacagcaacaacaccaccaccaccacaacaacaacaacaacaacagaccTCAGCTCCAGTTGCCAAGAGGCGGCCCAGGCATGCCAAGCAGACACTACAATTGCAATACCAGCACTAccagccccaacagcagcagcagcagcagcagcactcctcGATGGGTGTGACCACCACACAGCCGACGCCTGCGGGCGTCTTTAcgcacaacaatggcaacaacaataatgcTAGCCACAcgaacagcggcagcaactgcaacaacaataacaatgacATGTCGCCCATTtcgaacagcaacagctactcCTCGGTGGACACCAATCAAACGCTGCTCAATTCGCTGGCCAACCAACAGCGAGGCAATCGCCAGaggcaacaccagcaacagcagcagccacagccacagcgcagCCCAAAGTACAGTCAATTTATGATCATCACACCCGCCGTCTCCATTGATCGCGACTTTGAGTACGAATCGCATTTGGACTACGAGGACTTTGCCAATGCCGCCCACAATAATGGGAATCTGTTCCGCTTGGGCCTGCGgcgcagcgacagcagcaacagcggagACAGTGgccacagcagcgacagcagcagctttcgCTCCAACTACAATCAGTACTTGCATCACAGTCGCCAGCATTTGCTGTCCAAGGGGAATGGAAACGGCAACGGCCATCACTTTTATACGTTCTCCTCGTCCTGGCGCTGGTGCAGCCTCCTGTGTGCGGCCATGCGTTGCTTTggcgctggtggtggtggtggtggtggtgcgggtAATGGCAATGCGCCGTACAGCAGCTCGCTGCAACATCATCGACTGAGACGCTGCTCGTCGTACAATGCGGACAATGCCTATGAGCACTTTGCGGCACCGTTTAAGCCGCGCAAGACGCGCGATCATATGAACAACATAACGTACGAATTGTGA
- the LOC117896345 gene encoding uncharacterized protein LOC117896345 — protein MSNQNTKKKIKIKKEAKQKEVADPLKQDLCKKQRKRYNRYIREGMQREEAKKRAIDPNAYELAARKVKKKVPPPAASGGGKRKAPVAAKAVAPKRAKITPEAEGSIDMAILATTYPLRILRRSEAKKVEAALIEEMLKGCPHSINFDGVHFKDGLIIVKCRDNRSKEWMELTVPKVHVLSNVLLSSCPVADLPSMKIVKLHLPRTEGQNAMRLLREQNKDLDSDAWELLSNRPTREGGHVVTLGLKPRALELLQQNGLKVSYRFEQLPCRLCEDHAAQEDDEVENAMWYVDIPDVHSHRAEDQLIL, from the coding sequence ATGTCaaatcaaaatacaaaaaaaaaaattaaaatcaaaaaggaagcaaaacAGAAGGAAGTTGCGGATCCACTTAAGCAGGATCTTTGCAAAAAGCAACGAAAGCGTTACAATCGCTACATAAGGGAGGGCATGCAACGGGAAGAAGCAAAAAAGCGGGCCATAGATCCCAATGCTTATGAACTGGCAGCGCGTAAAGTGAAGAAAAAggttcctcctcctgctgcaagTGGCGGCGGCAAAAGGAAAGCTCCAGTCGCAGCGAAAGCCGTTGCCCCTAAGCGTGCCAAAATTacaccagaggcagagggatcCATTGACATGGCCATCCTGGCCACTACTTACCCGCTAAGAATCCTTCGCAGGAGCGAGGCGAAGAAAGTGGAGGCAGCGCTGATCGAGGAGATGCTGAAAGGCTGCCCACACAGCATCAACTTCGATGGCGTCCACTTCAAGGATGGCCTGATCATTGTGAAGTGCCGCGATAACCGATCCAAGGAGTGGATGGAGCTCACCGTACCGAAGGTCCATGTGCTCAGCAATGTGCTGTTGAGCAGTTGCCCGGTCGCTGATTTGCCCAGCATGAAGATTGTCAAGCTACACCTGCCGCGCACCGAAGGACAGAACGCAATGCGTTTGCTGCGCGAGCAGAACAAGGACCTGGACTCTGATGCGTGGGAGCTGCTGAGCAATCGCCCCACCAGAGAAGGGGGACACGTGGTGACCCTGGGGCTGAAGCCGCGGGCGCtcgaactgctgcagcagaacgGCCTGAAAGTGAGCTACCGCTTTGAGCAGCTGCCATGTCGACTTTGTGAGGATCATGCAGCCCAGGAGGATGATGAGGTGGAGAATGCCATGTGGTATGTGGATATACCGGATGTACATAGTCATAGAGCAGAGGATCAGCTTATTCTATGA
- the LOC117897740 gene encoding uncharacterized protein LOC117897740, which translates to MYMEQVIIKREEETHSPVPMEQDMKLPAQAPKGRGRPRASYAQTGEFDVGLIREFRSRPVLYDRSCKRHKDKQHVAEQWMQISHKLGYDVPVLKERMLNLRNRYNIEKRRIECGVATQNSQWPQFESLQFLANHIRSRRSFKHVSKYGDDTFDGGMSDSNGQGASFKDEQEEDEFDHDQSLPVTTVLTIPINSPHDGIYSTRSQRQMLNGNNAYKATTNGRSYSLPSRQQALVISKVTAAAASKKEENEDEQEESEEPPAKRRADESRSYQPTVSAPTETSAPTTSNAYAKFHGFGEFMAHSLTELPLQTALLLVQKFTSELVQSTIRSQKAAKQKECTDHGSDSEVED; encoded by the exons ATGTATATGGAACAAGTGATCATTAAAAGGGAAGAAGAAACTCACTCGCCAGTGCCCATGGAACAAGACATGAAATTGCCAGCACAAGCGCCAAAGGGACGCGGACGTCCTCGCGCCTCGTATGCGCAGACGGGCGAATTCGATGTTGGCCTAATACGTGAGTTTCGCTCGCGGCCAGTGCTGTACGATCGCTCGTGCAAACGCCACAAGGACAAACAGCACGTGGCCGAACAATGGATGCAGATCTCGCACAAGCTCGGCTATGATG TTCCCGTTCTGAAGGAGCGCATGCTGAACCTGAGGAACCGCTACAACATTGAGAAGCGACGCATCGAGTGCGGCGTGGCCACACAGAACTCGCAGTGGCCGCAATTCGAGAGCCTTCAGTTCCTGGCCAACCACATTCGCAGCCGGCGCAGCTTCAAGCATGTGAGCAAGTATGGCGATGATACCTTCGACGGAGGCATGAGCGACAGCAATGGCCAGGGGGCGAGCTTCAAGgatgagcaggaggaggacgagtTCGACCACGATCAATCGCTGCCAGTGACCACAGTGCTGAC CATTCCGATCAACTCACCGCATGACGGCATCTATTCGACAAGGAGCCAGCGACAGATGCTGAATGGCAATAATGCCTACAAGGCCACCACCAATGGCAGAAGCTACAGCTTGCCGAGTCGCCAGCAGGCGCTTGTCATCAGTAAAGTcaccgcagccgcagcctccaaaaaggaagaaaacgaagacgagcaggaggagtcgGAGGAGCCACCAGCCAAACGCAGAGCTGATGAGTCGCGATCCTACCAACCGACAGTGTCCGCCCCAACGGAGACATCAGCACCCACGACTTCCAATGCGTACGCCAAGTTCCATGGCTTTGGCGAGTTCATGGCCCACTCCCTCACCGAATTGCCGCTGCAAACAGCCTTGCTTTTGGTACAGAAGTTCACCAGCGAGCTAGTTCAGAGCACGATTCGCAGTCAGAAAGCAGCCAAACAGAAGGAGTGTACCGATCATGGCAGTGATTCGGAAGTCGAAGATTAG